A genomic region of Chloracidobacterium sp. contains the following coding sequences:
- a CDS encoding 3'-5' exonuclease, translated as MLKNPIHELTLFFDMEWVPDATGARRLFDLADDVAELDAMQALWEHSSHYDADKNPRPFLKYMFSRVVSIAFLSRKSYYNTNNERVIEFGLNSFPALPLEETPPTEAEIIERFLYSVGKRKPQLVGYNSAESDMQVLIQRGMINEISAPAICSRPDKPWEGIDYFRRWDNEDHLDLLKLFSSRDMTPRLDELAKLCGFPGKIDVKGDQVTDLWLAGDLTKIVEYNQIDVLNTYLVWLRVVRFCGKLGDEEYFEEQELFREFLEAESQKPEKAFIAAFLEKWQ; from the coding sequence ATGCTTAAGAATCCGATCCACGAACTCACGCTCTTCTTCGATATGGAATGGGTCCCCGATGCGACCGGTGCCCGACGGCTCTTTGACCTTGCAGACGACGTTGCCGAGCTCGATGCAATGCAGGCGCTTTGGGAACATTCATCCCATTACGACGCCGACAAGAATCCGCGGCCGTTCCTCAAATACATGTTCTCCCGGGTCGTCTCAATCGCGTTTCTCTCTCGCAAGTCATACTACAACACGAACAACGAACGCGTGATCGAATTTGGCCTGAATTCGTTTCCTGCACTTCCATTGGAAGAAACACCACCGACCGAGGCCGAGATCATCGAGCGGTTTCTCTATTCCGTAGGCAAACGCAAGCCGCAGTTAGTCGGCTATAATTCAGCCGAATCTGATATGCAGGTGCTCATTCAGAGGGGCATGATCAATGAGATATCTGCTCCGGCGATCTGCTCGCGTCCTGATAAGCCCTGGGAGGGCATAGACTATTTCAGGCGATGGGATAACGAGGACCATCTCGACCTGTTGAAACTCTTTTCTTCTCGCGACATGACACCGAGGCTCGACGAACTCGCGAAACTGTGCGGCTTTCCGGGTAAGATCGACGTAAAAGGCGATCAGGTCACCGACCTCTGGCTCGCCGGCGATCTGACAAAGATCGTCGAATACAATCAGATCGATGTCCTAAATACCTATCTAGTCTGGCTTCGGGTCGTTCGCTTCTGCGGAAAGCTCGGGGATGAAGAGTACTTTGAGGAACAAGAGCTGTTTCGTGAGTTCCTTGAGGCCGAATCGCAAAAGCCGGAAAAGGCCTTTATCGCAGCATTCCTGGAGAAATGGCAGTAA
- a CDS encoding site-specific DNA-methyltransferase codes for MELNRIYTENCIETLERMSDDFLDMTLCSPPYDDLRAYNGYDLPLDTLIHLLYQKTKPGGVVVWVIGDKTQKGSESLSSFRQAIKFVEVGGFKLWDTMLYVKNNPIPSDCGKRYRQSFEYMFCFSKGTPKTFNPIKEPTKSAGKKIKAFRITQGGRGNCPDEDIGREIKAERKASNIFTYNVGTSSATDRIAFRHPAIFPERLAEDQIATWTDEGDIVYDCFMGSGTTAKAAGDLGRSWIGSEISPEYVDIAHKRLAGIDQTQDSLVHASLAFTKISNLADPTGRNGRRPMDL; via the coding sequence ATGGAACTCAACCGTATCTATACAGAGAACTGCATCGAGACGCTTGAACGGATGTCGGATGACTTTCTGGATATGACTCTGTGCTCGCCGCCGTATGACGATCTGCGGGCCTACAACGGTTACGATTTGCCCCTCGACACGCTTATTCACTTGCTTTACCAAAAGACCAAACCGGGTGGTGTGGTGGTGTGGGTGATAGGCGATAAGACACAGAAAGGCAGCGAATCGCTCAGTAGTTTTAGGCAGGCGATCAAGTTCGTCGAGGTCGGCGGATTCAAGCTTTGGGATACGATGCTCTACGTCAAAAACAACCCGATACCGAGCGATTGCGGCAAGCGCTACCGGCAGTCGTTTGAGTATATGTTCTGCTTCTCAAAAGGAACGCCGAAAACGTTCAACCCGATAAAGGAACCAACAAAATCAGCGGGCAAAAAGATAAAGGCGTTTCGTATCACTCAGGGCGGCCGCGGTAATTGCCCTGACGAGGATATTGGACGTGAGATAAAAGCCGAGCGTAAGGCAAGCAACATCTTTACCTACAACGTAGGCACTTCGTCTGCTACGGATCGCATAGCTTTCCGACACCCGGCGATCTTCCCTGAGCGGCTTGCAGAAGATCAGATCGCAACGTGGACCGACGAGGGCGATATTGTCTATGACTGCTTTATGGGAAGCGGAACGACGGCAAAGGCCGCCGGCGACCTTGGGCGGAGCTGGATCGGCTCTGAGATCTCACCTGAGTACGTCGATATTGCTCATAAGCGTCTCGCGGGCATCGATCAGACTCAAGATTCCCTTGTCCATGCATCCCTCGCCTTTACAAAGATTTCGAATCTTGCTGATCCTACCGGTCGGAACGGCCGTCGACCCATGGATCTGTAA
- a CDS encoding 16S rRNA (uracil(1498)-N(3))-methyltransferase translates to MRRFFAPASSVRNGTVTLGEDETRHMRDVLRLRIGDEVYVIDGEGREMRCRIDTIEKREAGLTIIEAAAPTAAESPLDLTLAVAILKGDKFELVIQKAVELGITRLVPLETERSDVKVKDLAKKLGRWKRVILEASKQSGRAKLMEIREPRSIADLLLGVDQTVIVFTESGGGRFPEKLESKPLTVVVGPAGGWSASELDLARSVNAILVTLGGRILRAETAAITAAAILQHRFGDLN, encoded by the coding sequence ATGCGAAGGTTCTTTGCACCTGCTTCGAGTGTTAGAAATGGCACGGTCACGCTCGGTGAGGACGAGACGCGCCACATGCGTGACGTGTTGCGGTTGCGGATCGGTGATGAGGTCTACGTGATCGATGGCGAAGGCCGAGAGATGCGTTGCCGTATCGACACGATAGAGAAGAGGGAGGCCGGCCTGACGATCATCGAGGCGGCCGCCCCGACCGCGGCTGAATCTCCTCTCGACCTGACCCTGGCTGTGGCGATACTGAAGGGTGATAAGTTTGAACTAGTGATCCAGAAAGCCGTCGAGCTAGGCATCACGAGGCTTGTGCCTCTCGAAACGGAACGAAGCGATGTTAAGGTCAAGGATCTGGCCAAGAAACTCGGCCGCTGGAAACGCGTCATCCTTGAGGCCAGCAAACAATCGGGCCGGGCGAAGTTGATGGAGATTCGAGAACCGCGGTCCATCGCCGACCTTCTTCTCGGCGTTGATCAGACAGTGATCGTATTCACCGAGAGCGGTGGTGGAAGATTTCCTGAAAAGCTCGAAAGCAAACCGCTAACCGTTGTGGTCGGCCCGGCCGGTGGATGGTCTGCATCTGAATTGGATCTCGCGCGGTCGGTCAATGCAATACTGGTGACGCTCGGCGGGCGCATTCTTCGTGCTGAAACGGCAGCGATCACTGCTGCGGCAATACTACAGCATCGCTTCGGTGACTTGAATTAG
- a CDS encoding adenylyltransferase/cytidyltransferase family protein, whose protein sequence is MPKDTAPIVGIDELVELTTAAKATGETIVLANGCFDLLHVGHVRYLTEAKKLGDVLIVGINSDRQARALKGEGRPFMPEAERAELIAALGCVDLVTVFDQPTAETLIRSIRPDIHAKGTDYDEDSVPERDIVRECGGRVAIVGDPKDHSSTEFISRTWSGRPEARPT, encoded by the coding sequence ATGCCGAAGGATACTGCACCGATCGTTGGCATCGATGAGCTTGTCGAACTGACAACTGCCGCAAAGGCGACCGGTGAGACGATCGTGCTTGCTAACGGCTGCTTTGATCTACTACACGTCGGCCACGTCAGGTATCTTACTGAAGCAAAGAAGTTAGGAGACGTCTTGATTGTTGGTATTAACTCTGATCGACAGGCGCGGGCGCTAAAGGGTGAAGGCCGCCCGTTCATGCCGGAGGCTGAGCGTGCCGAATTGATCGCTGCTCTTGGGTGTGTCGATCTTGTGACGGTCTTCGACCAGCCAACGGCAGAGACACTGATACGTAGCATTCGCCCCGATATCCATGCGAAGGGTACGGATTATGATGAGGACAGCGTGCCGGAAAGGGACATTGTCCGAGAATGTGGTGGCCGGGTTGCGATAGTCGGCGACCCGAAGGACCATTCTTCGACGGAATTTATCTCGCGAACATGGAGTGGAAGGCCCGAAGCAAGACCGACCTGA
- a CDS encoding sugar kinase — MIDGFIGKTILILGDPVADQFLGGRISRVSREAPVFILKHESTMTVPGAAANAAANVASLGGKAILIGAIGNDVNGTVLRERLDAAGVVTDRLVTVEGMTTTTKVRVLAAQNYAPRQQILRIDYEGESPLPADAAATLVENLRTVISAADAIVVSDYGCGSVSRDAFEMAKSMASEHAIPVIVDSRRRLSQFTGATSATPNREEVEAVLGPDFNDRDCTELCDRLGMRALLVTNGNQGMTLFEKGTEPQHIEAVGSKEPVDVTGAGDTVIATYALGLASGLDFVQSAKVANHAGGLVVMKKGTASVSAEELAGSLNRIASSLAAK, encoded by the coding sequence ATGATCGACGGCTTTATTGGGAAAACTATCCTTATCCTCGGTGATCCGGTAGCTGACCAGTTCCTGGGCGGGAGGATCTCGCGGGTCTCGCGGGAGGCCCCGGTTTTCATTCTTAAACACGAGTCAACGATGACGGTTCCAGGTGCCGCGGCAAACGCGGCCGCAAATGTCGCATCCTTAGGCGGCAAAGCCATTCTGATCGGAGCGATCGGCAATGACGTTAACGGAACGGTCCTCAGGGAACGGCTTGATGCTGCCGGCGTCGTCACCGATCGGCTCGTGACGGTAGAAGGAATGACCACAACGACCAAGGTTCGTGTTCTTGCGGCCCAAAACTATGCACCCAGGCAACAAATCCTAAGGATCGATTACGAAGGTGAGAGTCCTCTCCCGGCTGATGCTGCCGCGACATTGGTCGAGAACCTGCGGACGGTGATCTCAGCCGCCGACGCGATCGTGGTCTCCGACTACGGATGCGGTTCAGTGTCCCGTGATGCCTTTGAGATGGCCAAGAGTATGGCTTCCGAGCATGCTATTCCGGTGATCGTTGATTCACGACGTCGTCTGTCGCAGTTCACTGGCGCAACTAGCGCAACGCCGAATCGTGAAGAGGTAGAGGCCGTCCTTGGCCCGGATTTCAATGACCGAGACTGCACGGAACTCTGCGATCGGCTTGGCATGCGGGCCTTGCTGGTGACCAACGGTAATCAAGGTATGACGCTGTTTGAGAAAGGCACTGAGCCGCAGCATATCGAAGCTGTCGGTTCAAAAGAGCCCGTCGACGTCACGGGCGCGGGTGATACGGTCATTGCGACATACGCGCTAGGCTTGGCATCGGGCCTGGACTTTGTTCAGTCGGCGAAAGTCGCGAATCATGCCGGAGGCCTGGTCGTAATGAAGAAAGGGACAGCGAGCGTATCGGCCGAGGAGCTTGCCGGCTCACTCAACCGTATCGCCAGTTCGCTGGCGGCGAAATAG
- a CDS encoding VCBS repeat-containing protein has product MRKYITKGAHIAALSVFSLLATLPGISQVSLRKALDFDADNKADFLVFRPSNSVWYINKSGGGFTATQFGNGSTDFMTPGDYDGDGKGDISVWRDTDGAWYRLNSSNGTFVGYSFGVTGDEPVARDYDGDGKTDVAVVRRSNGLLFWYISRSSDGGFTAAQWGVATDYTAPGDYDGDGKFDLTVQRPGANPTSQATFYALRSSDGGLMQVPWGFSNDLVIPGDYDGDGKTDVAVVREGATPAAQLVWYILRSSDGQPQINFFGTTGTDLNVQGDYDGDGKTDVAVWRDSVGSFYYLKSSDGSFNAAQWGSPNDYPVASYDTH; this is encoded by the coding sequence ATGAGAAAGTACATCACCAAGGGAGCTCACATTGCCGCCCTTTCGGTCTTTTCACTGCTGGCGACGCTTCCGGGTATTTCTCAGGTCTCGCTGAGAAAGGCGTTGGATTTCGATGCGGACAACAAGGCCGATTTCCTGGTCTTTCGCCCGAGCAACAGCGTCTGGTATATCAACAAGAGCGGCGGCGGCTTTACCGCAACGCAGTTCGGCAACGGCAGCACCGATTTTATGACGCCGGGCGATTATGACGGCGATGGGAAGGGCGACATCTCGGTTTGGCGGGATACTGATGGTGCCTGGTACCGCCTCAACAGCAGTAATGGGACATTTGTCGGTTACTCGTTCGGTGTGACCGGCGACGAACCTGTTGCCCGTGACTACGACGGCGACGGCAAGACCGATGTTGCGGTCGTGCGCCGGTCAAACGGACTGCTTTTTTGGTATATCTCGCGGAGTTCCGATGGCGGATTCACGGCGGCCCAGTGGGGCGTAGCTACCGATTATACGGCTCCGGGTGATTATGACGGCGACGGGAAATTTGACCTGACGGTCCAGCGTCCCGGTGCAAACCCGACCAGCCAGGCGACATTCTATGCTCTCCGCAGTTCGGACGGCGGTCTGATGCAGGTGCCTTGGGGATTTAGTAATGACCTTGTGATCCCGGGCGATTATGACGGCGACGGCAAGACGGATGTTGCGGTCGTTCGCGAGGGCGCGACACCGGCAGCTCAACTCGTTTGGTATATCCTTCGCAGTTCGGACGGCCAGCCGCAGATCAACTTCTTTGGCACGACAGGAACTGATCTTAATGTTCAGGGCGATTACGACGGCGATGGCAAGACGGACGTTGCGGTGTGGCGCGACTCGGTCGGCTCGTTCTACTACCTCAAGAGTTCTGACGGCAGCTTTAATGCCGCGCAGTGGGGCTCGCCGAACGACTATCCGGTCGCGAGCTACGACACTCATTGA
- a CDS encoding S8 family serine peptidase, protein MNMERAIANIRRMMLTAGALASVFVANAAAQNASKFVPGELLVKFSEGTASRSATAANRMVGATVLETLGDLGWQRVRLPAGLSVADGEARYRAIEGVAYAQPNFYYSLLVTPNDAQFNAAGMYGLTKISAPSAWDLTTGSSAVVVADIDTGTRLTHEDLVPNLWTNPDEIPNNGIDDDASGYIDDVYGADFFFNDGNPADEHGHGTHTAGTIGAVGNNLLGVTGINWSVKIMTIKIYDNDGYGSTSAMLVNAYNYIRMMKLRGVNIRVTNNSYGGCDEACGYDQATKDGIDAMGAAGILNVFAAGNDSRDIEAAPSFPASYTSPSIIAVASSNQSDIRSGFSNWGATSVDVAAPGSGILSTTWGSNSSYGTMSGTSMATPHVTGAAALLSAYNPSLSPASLKATLMNTVDQLSGWTSTPIRTNGRINVDRALRNQTVCSYTPDSKLINVPTKGGVFTMDVAAPINCDYTVRSSSSWLKVMSSDTASGSSQVIFRVTVNPTIVRTGTIVVGGQTITVRQARNLIG, encoded by the coding sequence ATGAACATGGAGCGCGCGATCGCGAACATTCGACGTATGATGCTGACAGCTGGCGCTCTCGCATCGGTTTTTGTCGCTAATGCTGCGGCCCAGAACGCGTCAAAGTTCGTTCCGGGCGAACTTCTTGTCAAATTTTCAGAGGGAACGGCTTCCCGGTCTGCCACCGCCGCTAATCGCATGGTCGGAGCGACGGTGCTCGAAACCCTTGGCGACCTCGGCTGGCAGCGGGTGAGGCTTCCGGCAGGGCTGTCGGTTGCCGACGGTGAGGCGAGGTATCGAGCAATTGAGGGTGTTGCGTATGCACAGCCCAATTTTTACTATTCGCTACTCGTAACGCCGAACGATGCGCAGTTTAATGCGGCCGGCATGTACGGCCTTACAAAGATCTCTGCCCCGTCGGCATGGGACCTTACAACGGGAAGTTCGGCAGTGGTGGTGGCCGATATTGATACGGGAACTCGGCTTACCCATGAGGATCTCGTTCCAAATTTGTGGACCAATCCTGACGAGATACCGAATAACGGGATCGATGACGATGCGAGCGGCTATATCGATGATGTTTATGGGGCGGATTTCTTCTTTAATGACGGAAATCCCGCCGACGAGCACGGTCACGGCACCCACACCGCAGGGACCATCGGCGCGGTTGGCAACAACCTCCTTGGCGTGACCGGGATCAATTGGTCGGTCAAGATCATGACGATCAAGATCTATGACAACGACGGTTACGGCAGCACGTCGGCAATGCTCGTCAATGCATACAATTACATCCGCATGATGAAACTGCGTGGTGTCAATATTCGCGTCACAAATAACTCGTACGGTGGGTGCGACGAGGCTTGCGGTTACGATCAGGCGACCAAGGACGGCATTGACGCAATGGGAGCTGCCGGCATTCTGAACGTGTTTGCGGCTGGTAATGACTCGCGTGATATCGAGGCGGCCCCTTCATTTCCTGCGAGCTACACGAGCCCAAGCATTATTGCGGTGGCGTCCAGCAATCAGAGCGATATCAGGTCAGGATTCTCTAACTGGGGAGCCACAAGCGTAGATGTTGCGGCACCGGGATCCGGGATTCTCAGTACGACATGGGGATCGAATTCGAGCTACGGGACGATGAGCGGAACATCGATGGCGACACCGCACGTGACCGGCGCTGCTGCACTGCTCTCGGCATATAATCCTTCGTTGTCGCCGGCGTCACTAAAGGCGACACTTATGAATACCGTTGACCAATTGAGCGGTTGGACATCAACGCCTATCAGGACAAACGGCCGGATCAATGTCGACAGGGCGTTGCGAAACCAGACGGTCTGCAGCTATACCCCTGACAGCAAGTTGATAAATGTGCCGACAAAGGGCGGCGTGTTTACGATGGACGTGGCCGCTCCTATAAACTGCGACTATACGGTCAGGAGTTCGTCTTCATGGCTAAAGGTGATGAGCAGTGACACCGCGAGCGGATCGAGTCAGGTGATATTCAGGGTTACGGTCAACCCGACGATCGTTCGAACCGGAACGATCGTAGTTGGCGGCCAGACGATCACGGTCCGACAGGCGCGAAATTTAATTGGATGA
- a CDS encoding (d)CMP kinase, whose product MIIAIDGPSGAGKSTLGKMIAKKLGLLYLDTGAMYRAVALAVRRANVPFRDIDRIAVIADSVKIELVGEPDAMKVLLDGEDVSVEIRTLDAAQAASVVSTISDVRRIMVEHQREIGLSSKSGCVLEGRDIGSVVFPNADIKFFLTATPEARARRRYLEDQAKGRVSTYENTLAEINERDERDVSREDSPLTIADDAVVIDTSELDLSEVFEAMLAKIGESETASKGRASS is encoded by the coding sequence ATGATAATCGCCATCGACGGCCCCAGCGGAGCGGGCAAATCGACGCTCGGCAAAATGATCGCCAAGAAACTTGGCCTGCTCTATCTCGACACGGGTGCGATGTATCGTGCCGTTGCCCTGGCTGTGAGACGGGCGAATGTGCCGTTTCGCGATATCGATCGGATCGCTGTGATCGCAGATAGCGTAAAGATCGAACTTGTGGGGGAGCCCGACGCGATGAAGGTCCTCCTCGACGGTGAGGACGTTTCGGTCGAGATCCGCACGCTTGATGCCGCCCAAGCCGCTTCAGTGGTATCAACCATCTCGGATGTCCGTCGGATCATGGTCGAGCATCAGCGCGAGATCGGGCTATCGTCGAAGTCGGGCTGCGTGCTCGAGGGCCGCGACATCGGGAGCGTCGTTTTTCCGAACGCCGACATCAAGTTCTTTCTCACCGCCACGCCCGAGGCCCGTGCGCGGCGACGTTATCTCGAAGACCAGGCAAAGGGCCGCGTCTCGACATACGAAAACACTCTCGCCGAAATAAACGAACGCGACGAACGCGACGTCTCGCGTGAGGATTCACCGCTTACCATTGCCGATGATGCAGTTGTCATTGATACCAGTGAACTCGATCTGAGTGAGGTTTTCGAAGCGATGCTCGCCAAGATCGGCGAGAGCGAAACGGCATCGAAGGGTAGGGCTTCATCCTGA
- a CDS encoding VOC family protein — protein sequence MSVKPIPDGYEGITPYLICRNAGAAIDFYKRAFGAEELFRIGEGDSVGHAELKIGNSIIMLADEFPQMNALSPETIGGSSVSLYIYVEDVDTFTGKAIAEGLEVIKPVADQFYGDRSGHFKDPFGHLWGFATHVEDLTPEQLDERAKAAHGE from the coding sequence ATGTCAGTCAAACCAATACCTGACGGCTATGAGGGCATCACGCCGTATCTTATCTGCAGAAATGCCGGGGCCGCGATCGATTTTTACAAGCGCGCATTCGGGGCGGAAGAGCTTTTTCGCATCGGTGAAGGCGACTCGGTTGGCCACGCAGAGTTGAAGATCGGCAACTCGATCATTATGCTTGCGGACGAGTTCCCGCAAATGAATGCACTCAGCCCCGAGACTATAGGTGGTTCATCGGTAAGCCTTTACATTTATGTCGAGGACGTCGATACATTCACCGGCAAGGCCATCGCCGAAGGGCTAGAGGTTATAAAACCGGTCGCCGACCAGTTCTATGGTGACCGCTCGGGCCATTTCAAGGATCCGTTCGGCCACCTATGGGGATTCGCAACACACGTCGAGGACCTAACGCCCGAACAACTAGACGAACGGGCCAAAGCGGCACACGGCGAATAA
- a CDS encoding PD40 domain-containing protein, translating into MKKCLALALAIAFLSVLETAAQPSGLKIAFNVLEDQKADDYEVYTIGLDGSGMRNVTNNRDVAWTYSSIPGKLRFISDRGACRRCYFLYESEIDGSNPRKVTNLQLEDSWMGSRNAGRELVVAGRIDTRARYQLFIVDRETGHYRQLTNEPAAAFRDPSFSPDGKRIIYVYKKNRTDRSEIEELYIMDADGTNRRKLTTYPAGDPLAKDGGYKVGPPHWNAKHKFITYQSNQGGGQSIFAVTPDGKNQWRLTDGKQDAGWHDWSPDGEWLAFDSRDTATGRYDIYLMNYRTKEVKKVTGASDKKYHQAPVFITLQVPERQ; encoded by the coding sequence ATGAAAAAATGCCTAGCCCTAGCCCTGGCAATCGCGTTCCTGTCCGTGCTTGAAACCGCCGCCCAGCCGTCCGGCCTTAAGATCGCGTTCAACGTCCTCGAGGACCAGAAGGCCGATGATTACGAGGTCTACACCATTGGGCTCGACGGCTCCGGGATGCGGAACGTCACAAACAATAGGGACGTTGCATGGACTTACAGTTCGATTCCCGGAAAGCTACGATTCATCAGCGACCGCGGCGCGTGTCGTAGGTGTTACTTCCTCTACGAATCCGAAATAGACGGTTCGAATCCGCGAAAGGTCACAAACCTCCAGCTTGAGGATTCGTGGATGGGCAGCCGGAACGCCGGCAGGGAATTGGTCGTCGCGGGCCGGATCGATACGCGGGCGAGGTATCAGCTGTTCATCGTTGATCGCGAGACCGGGCACTATCGCCAATTGACGAACGAGCCTGCAGCGGCGTTTCGCGATCCGAGTTTTTCACCGGACGGAAAGCGGATAATTTACGTCTACAAAAAGAACCGCACCGACCGCAGCGAGATCGAGGAACTCTACATAATGGATGCCGACGGCACCAATCGCCGCAAGCTGACGACGTATCCGGCCGGCGATCCGCTGGCAAAAGACGGCGGCTACAAGGTCGGCCCGCCGCATTGGAACGCCAAGCACAAGTTCATTACCTACCAGTCAAATCAAGGCGGCGGCCAGAGCATCTTTGCCGTGACTCCCGACGGTAAAAATCAGTGGCGGCTTACCGACGGCAAACAAGACGCCGGCTGGCATGACTGGTCGCCCGATGGCGAGTGGCTGGCGTTCGACAGCCGCGACACCGCGACGGGGCGCTACGATATCTACCTAATGAACTACCGCACCAAAGAGGTCAAAAAAGTGACCGGTGCCAGCGATAAAAAATATCACCAGGCACCGGTATTCATTACGCTGCAGGTGCCAGAACGTCAGTAA
- a CDS encoding DUF4287 domain-containing protein, whose amino-acid sequence MAQKTSGEFEKEFVDGLEASTGSNLAAWMKSIDTCGTKKRNEIIAWLKENHGFGHMNASLLAGIHANGGKLVYQSTDSLLDDQFAKAADMRTLYDEFVAFIGKNFPNATFLPKKTYVSVLENREFGAVNVKKAELRIGLDLGDRPFDEKVEKAKLTGPMPRISHMVVATDASRFDGELVDLLKQSHARCH is encoded by the coding sequence ATGGCACAGAAAACATCAGGTGAATTTGAAAAAGAGTTTGTCGACGGCCTCGAAGCCTCGACCGGCAGCAATCTCGCGGCATGGATGAAATCGATTGACACCTGCGGCACCAAAAAGCGCAACGAGATCATCGCTTGGCTCAAGGAAAACCACGGTTTTGGCCACATGAATGCCTCGCTGCTCGCTGGTATTCACGCGAATGGCGGCAAGCTCGTCTATCAGAGCACGGACAGCCTGCTCGACGATCAATTCGCAAAAGCTGCTGATATGCGGACGTTGTACGACGAGTTTGTGGCGTTCATCGGTAAAAACTTTCCGAATGCCACGTTCTTGCCTAAGAAGACATATGTATCAGTCCTCGAAAACCGTGAATTCGGCGCCGTGAATGTCAAAAAAGCCGAGCTTCGCATCGGCCTCGACCTCGGCGACCGGCCGTTTGACGAAAAGGTCGAAAAGGCGAAACTAACCGGCCCGATGCCGCGGATATCGCACATGGTCGTCGCTACCGACGCGAGTCGTTTTGACGGTGAATTGGTCGACCTATTGAAACAGTCGCATGCGAGATGTCACTAA
- a CDS encoding DUF1761 domain-containing protein, producing MENFYINHIAVLVCAVMSLVIGGVWWSPLMFARSWQIENGLTDEQLAKANPLKNFGLAFLIAYVMSYNLAFFLAAPGTTWQWGVAAGLLAAVWVVGMFVIIALFEQRSFRYIAINCGYMVAYFAVIGFILGIWR from the coding sequence ATGGAAAACTTTTACATCAATCACATCGCCGTGCTGGTTTGTGCCGTGATGAGCCTTGTCATCGGCGGCGTCTGGTGGTCCCCTCTTATGTTCGCGAGATCGTGGCAGATCGAGAACGGCCTGACCGACGAGCAGCTTGCTAAGGCCAACCCGCTCAAGAACTTTGGCCTGGCGTTCCTGATAGCCTACGTGATGTCGTACAATCTGGCATTCTTCCTCGCCGCGCCGGGCACGACGTGGCAATGGGGCGTCGCGGCCGGACTGCTCGCCGCGGTCTGGGTTGTGGGGATGTTCGTCATCATCGCGCTCTTTGAGCAGCGGTCGTTCAGATACATCGCGATCAATTGCGGCTATATGGTCGCGTATTTTGCGGTGATAGGATTTATCTTAGGTATCTGGAGATGA
- a CDS encoding AraC family transcriptional regulator, with product MIFRMHIPRPPLDRFIAAMIYFDDVQHQHNFDRFLPNGDTEILIDFHDAPQFIYDNHSLKEIQACNRVWASGLRTEPITIPAGNKSEMMVISFKKGMAASFFPFPMQEIADSVVDADLVWGTDFGLLRERLLATSDIDTRFCIVENFLLSEFQSQLAIDPCVAFAISEMTERPDALSIARMNHQIGYSQKHFTDIFRRAVGVTPKAYLKIMRFQKAVKTIDDRPDLDWGQIALECGFYDQSHFINDFKHFSGFTPEHYATIHTHYQNYVPVG from the coding sequence ATGATCTTCCGAATGCACATCCCGCGACCGCCGCTCGATAGATTCATCGCTGCGATGATCTATTTTGACGACGTGCAGCACCAACACAACTTTGACCGCTTTCTGCCGAATGGCGACACCGAGATACTCATCGATTTTCACGACGCGCCGCAGTTCATCTACGACAATCACAGCCTCAAAGAGATCCAGGCCTGCAACCGCGTGTGGGCGTCAGGCCTGAGGACCGAGCCGATCACGATACCGGCGGGCAACAAGTCGGAGATGATGGTCATTTCGTTCAAAAAGGGAATGGCCGCGTCGTTTTTTCCATTCCCAATGCAGGAGATCGCCGACAGCGTCGTCGATGCCGACCTCGTGTGGGGCACGGATTTTGGTTTGCTGAGAGAAAGGCTGCTTGCGACGTCCGACATCGATACGCGCTTTTGCATCGTCGAGAATTTCCTGCTGAGCGAATTCCAGTCGCAACTCGCGATCGACCCGTGCGTGGCATTTGCGATCAGCGAGATGACCGAGCGGCCGGACGCTCTCAGCATCGCCCGAATGAACCATCAAATCGGTTATTCCCAGAAACACTTCACCGACATCTTTCGCCGGGCGGTCGGCGTCACACCAAAGGCCTACCTCAAGATCATGCGCTTTCAAAAAGCTGTGAAGACGATCGACGACCGCCCCGACCTCGACTGGGGCCAAATCGCCCTCGAATGCGGCTTTTACGATCAGTCGCACTTCATCAACGATTTCAAACACTTCTCCGGCTTCACGCCCGAACACTACGCGACGATCCACACGCATTACCAGAATTACGTCCCTGTTGGCTAA